The following coding sequences lie in one Danio rerio strain Tuebingen ecotype United States chromosome 3, GRCz12tu, whole genome shotgun sequence genomic window:
- the bri3 gene encoding membrane protein BRI3, which produces MDTKPLLQDRPPAYNTVPSAYDYGSIPAAGAPAAGFQPPAPPPYQGFPAAASGYPAAPAPAAAQPAFSTYTIVQPSVVVVGGCPACRVGVLEDDFTCLGIMCAIFFFPLGILFCLALRQRRCPNCGATFG; this is translated from the exons ATGGACACCAAACCTCTACTCCAGGACAGACCTCCAGCCTACAACACTGTCCCGAGCGCCTACGACTACGGTTCGATCCCCGCGGCCGGAGCACCCGCGGCGGGCTTCCAGCCTCCAGCCCCGCCGCCCTACCAAG GTTTCCCCGCGGCGGCATCAGGTTATCCAGCAGCTCCGGCTCCGGCTGCAGCTCAGCCAGCCTTCAGCACCTACACCATCGTCCAGCCCTCGGTAGTGGTGGTGGGGGGATGTCCAGCCTGCAG GGTTGGCGTGCTGGAGGATGACTTCACCTGTCTGGGCATCATGTGTGCCATCTTCTTCTTCCCGCTGGGCATCCTCTTCTGCCTGGCGCTGCGTCAGAGGAGATGCCCAAACTGCGGAGCCACCTTCGGCTAG
- the LOC100004591 gene encoding uncharacterized protein produces MITRTSSRREICKDKSLLKDRENMSDPEPCRTTHEDTEQQTDPFGENKESEEEERHVEAGKNPNLQTSGVLKRRDKNRLTCTQCGKSFRTKKSLKLHMRIHTGEKPFKCTQCGKSFQYLSQLNQHMRIHTGEKPFTCTRCGKSFLHSSDLNVHMRVHTGERPFTCKLCGKTFKHKSHLNQHMRIHTGERPFSCTQCGKSFRDSSTFNKHMTIHTDEKPFTCTQCGKNFRDSSQLKQHMRIHTGEKPFTCTQCGKSFSQSSQLNQHMMIHTGAKPFICSQCGASFSQQSSLNQHMRIHTGEKPFTCPQCGKSFRHLSNFSKHKMIHTGEKPYACSQCGKSFSHSSHRNRHMRTHTGEKPHTCTQCGTSFSEPSSLNQHMMIHTGEKPFTCSQCGKSFSLSSRLTQHMKIHTGEKPHKCDHCSKTFLRPSKLKVHLALHRSEKPYSCPVCEKSYTLESKLKRHQKSHTAVRQYMCFKCKKTYITATQLKLHERNHTGEKPFKCSHCDKRFSLLGSLKSHEKVHTGEKLYKCSQCSKRFSHLGTLRRHERIHTGEKPYTCDQCSQSFTYLERLKKHMNIHTGEKLHKRLFLFVSCDNIIHIVVFVPPEFPYLFSSRLPHKTLLLSIAEDPSFRSSSSFGCKYWNFPISPLVKMSTRKSTRSEICKEKSLLKDRENMSNPDPCKTTHEDTEQQTDPFGENKESEEEERHVEAGKNPNLQTSGVLKRRDKNRLTCTQCGKSFRTKKSLKLHMRIHTGEKPFKCTQCGKSFQYLSQLNQHMRIHTGERPFKCTQCGKSFQYSSSLNLHLKIHTGERPFTCTQCEKSFGHSSELNVHMRVHTGERPFTCKLCGKTFKHKSHLNQHMRIHTGERPFTCTQCGKSFQYTSNLNKHMMIHTGERPFTCTQCGKSFRDSSQLNKHMMIHTDEKPFTCTQCGKSFKHVSTFNKHMMIHAGAKPFICSQCGKSFRLSSSLNQHMRVHTGEKPFTCPQCGKSFRYVSNFTKHKMIHTGEKPYACSQCGKSFSHSSHRNRHMRTHTGEKPHTCTQCGTSFSEPSSLNQHMRIHTGEKPFTCTQCGKSFSQLSHLHQHKRIHTGEKKHKCDQCSKTFLSASQLKMHLSIHRSEKPYSCPVCEKSYTVESKLKRHQKSHTAVRQYMCFKCKKTYITATQLKLHDRIHTGEKPFKCSHCDKRFSLLGCLKSHEKVHTGEKLYKCSQCSKRFSLLGTLKRHERIHTGEKPYTCDQCSQSFTYLERLKKHMNIHTGEKLHK; encoded by the exons ATGATCACCAGAACATCATCAAGAAGAGAAATCTGCAAAGAcaagagtttattgaaggaccgtgagaacatgagtgatccagaaccctgcagaactACACATGAAGATACTGAACAACAAACAG ACCCATTTGGGGAGAATAAGGAGAGTGAAGAGGAGGAACGTCATGTTGAAGCTGGGAAAAACCCTAATTTACAGACTTCTGGTGTtttaaaaaggagagacaagaatcgtttgacctgcactcagtgtggaaagagctttagAACCAAAAAGAGTCTTAAgcttcacatgaggatccacaccggagagaaaccattcaagtgtactcagtgtggaaagagtttccaATACTTATCACaacttaatcaacacatgaggatccacaccggagagaaacccttcacatgcactcggtgtggaaagagttttttaCACTCATCAGACCTTAATGTACACATGAGGGTCCACACCGgagagagaccattcacatgTAAACTGTGTGGAAAGACTTTCAAACACaaatcacaccttaatcaacacatgaggatccacactggagaaagacCATTCTcgtgtactcagtgtgggaagagctttaGAGACTCATCAACCTTTAATAAACACATGACGATCCACACTGatgagaaaccattcacatgtactcagtgtgggaagaatttCAGAGACTCATCACAACTTaaacaacacatgaggatccacaccggagagaagccattcacatgtactcagtgtgggaagagtttcagccaatcatcacagcttaatcaacacatgatgattcacactggagcaAAACCATTCATATGTTCTCAGTGTGGGGCCAGTTTCAGCCAACAATCATCCCTTAATcagcacatgaggatccacaccggagagaaaccattcacatgtcctcagtgtgggaagagtttcagacactTGTCAAACTTTAGTAAACAcaagatgatccacactggagagaaaccatatgcatgttctcagtgtgggaagagttttagccactCATCACACCGTAATAGAcacatgaggacccacactggagagaaaccacacacatgtactcagtgtgggacgAGTTTCTCTGAaccatcatcccttaatcaacacatgatgatccacaccggagagaaaccgttcacatgttctcagtgtgggaagagtttcagcctatcatcACGCCTTACTCagcacatgaagatccacaccggagagaaaccacacaaatgtgatcactgcagcaaaacatttttgaggcCTTCAAAGCTGAAGGTCCATCTTGCACTTCATAGAAGCGAGAAGCCTTATTCATGTCCTGTGTGTGAAAAGAGTTATACATTGGAGTCCAAATTAAAAAGGCATCAGAAGTCCCACACTGCTGTTAGACAGTATATGTGCTTTAAGTGTAAGAAGACTTATATTACAGCTACACAACTGAAACTGCATGAGAGgaatcacactggagagaaacctttcaagtgttcacactgtgacaagagatTTAGTCTGTTAGGATCCCTAAAATCGCATGAGAaggttcacactggagagaaactgtacAAGTGTTCACAGTGTAGCAAGAGGTTTAGTCATTTAGGAACCCTGAGaagacatgagaggattcacactggagagaagccgtacacatgtgatcagtgttctCAGAGTTTCACATACTTAGAGAGGCTTAAGAAACACATGAacatccacactggagaaaagctgCACAAA cggttatttttatttgtgtcctGTGATAATATAATACACATCGTCGTTTTTGTACCTCCCGAGTTTCCGTACCTCTTCTCTTCCCGCCTCCCGCACAAGACATTGCTGCTGAGCATCGCTGAGG ATCCTTCATTTCGAAGCTCTTCCTCCTTTGGGTGTAAATACTGGAATTTTCCGATCAGCCCACTAGTGAAGATGAGCACTAGAAAATCAACAAGAAGTGAAATCTGCAAAGAgaagagtttattgaaggaccgTGAGAACATGAGTAATCCGGACCCCTGCAAAACTACACATGAAGATACTGAACAACAAACAG ACCCATTTGGGGAGAATAAGGAGAGTGAAGAGGAGGAACGTCATGTTGAAGCTGGGAAAAACCCTAATTTACAGACTTCTGgtgttttgaaaaggagagacaagaatcgtttgacctgcactcagtgtggaaagagctttagAACCAAAAAGAGTCTTAAgcttcacatgaggatccacaccggagagaaaccatttaagTGTACTCAGTGTGGAAAAAGTTTCCAATACTTATCACaacttaatcaacacatgaggatccacaccggagagagacCATTTAAGtgtactcagtgtggaaagagtttccaATATTCATCAAGCCTTAATTTACACTtgaagatccacaccggagagagaccattcacatgcactcagtgtgaaaAGAGTTTTGGACACTCCTCAGAGCTTAATGTACACATGAGGGTCCACACCGgagagagaccattcacatgTAAACTGTGTGGAAAGACTTTCAAACACaaatcacaccttaatcaacacatgaggatccacactggagagagaccattcacatgtactcagtgtgggaagagtttccaaTACACATCAAACttaaataaacacatgatgatccacactggagagagaccattcACCTGTACTCAGTGTGGTAAGAGTTTCAGAGACTCTTCAcaacttaataaacacatgatgatccacactgacGAGAAACCATTCacctgtactcagtgtgggaagagtttcaaacACGTATCGAcctttaataaacacatgatgattcacGCTGGAGCGAAACCTTTCATAtgttctcagtgtgggaagagtttcaggctatcatcatcccttaatcagcacatgagggtccacactggagagaaaccattcacatgtcctcagtgtgggaagagtttcagataCGTATCAAACTTTACTAAACAcaagatgatccacactggagagaaaccatatgcatgttctcagtgtgggaagagttttagccactCATCACACCGCAATAGAcacatgaggacccacactggagagaaaccacacacatgtactcagtgtgggacgAGTTTCTCTGAaccatcatcccttaatcaacacatgaggatccacaccggagagaaaccgttcacatgtactcagtgtgggaagagtttcagccaattatcACACCTTCATCAACACAagaggatccacaccggagagaaaaaacacaaatgtgatcaatgcagcaaaacatttttaagtgCTTCACAGCTGAAGATGCATCTTTCAATTCATAGAAGCGAGAAGCCTTATTCATGTCCTGTGTGTGAAAAGAGTTATACAGTGGAGTCCAAATTAAAAAGGCATCAGAAGTCCCACACTGCTGTGAGACAGTATATGTGCTTTAAGTGTAAGAAGACTTATATTACAGCTACACAACTGAAACTGCACGacaggattcacactggagagaaacctttcaagtgttcacactgtgacaagagatTTAGTCTGTTAGGATGCCTAAAATCGCATGAGAaggttcacactggagagaaactgtacAAGTGTTCACAGTGTAGCAAGAGGTTTAGTCTTTTAGGAACCCTGAAaagacatgagaggattcacactggagagaagccgtacacatgtgatcagtgttctCAGAGTTTCACATACTTAGAGAGGCTTAAGAAACACATGAacatccacactggagaaaagctgCACAAATGA